In the genome of Delphinus delphis chromosome 15, mDelDel1.2, whole genome shotgun sequence, one region contains:
- the AIMP2 gene encoding aminoacyl tRNA synthase complex-interacting multifunctional protein 2, translating to MPMYQVKPYHEGSGSLRVELPTCMYRLPNVHGRIASPAPAASHVQEESDPSLQALESRQDDILKRLYELKAAVDGLSKMIQTPDADLDVSNIIQADEPAALSTSALDLNSVLGKDYGALKDIVINANPASPPLSLLVLHRLLCDHYKVLSTVHTHSAVKSVPANLLKCFGEQTRQQPRHEYQLGFTLIWKDVPKTQMKFSVQTMCPIEGEGNIARFLFSLFGRKQDAVNLTLIDSWVDIAIFQLKEGSSKEKAAVFRSMNSALGKSPWLVGNELTVADVVLWSVLQQTGSCSGTAPANVQKWMRACENLAPFHMALELLQ from the exons ATGCCGATGTACCAGGTAAAGCCCTATCACGAGGGCAGTGGATCTCTCCGTGTAGAGCTTCCCACCTGCATGTACCGGCTCCCCAACGTGCACGGTAGGATCGCCAGCCCCGCGCCAGCAGCGAGCCACGTGCAG GAAGAGTCGGACCCATCTCTTCAAGCTCTTGAGTCCCGCcaagatgatattttaaaacGCCTGTATGAATTGAAAGCTGCGGTCGATGGTCTCTCCAAGATGATTCAGACACCAGACGCGGACTTGGATGTAAGCAACATAATCCAAGCTGACGAGCCCGCTGCTTTATCGACCAGTGCATTGGACTTAAATTCCGTGCTTGGAAAG GATTACGGGGCACTGAAGGACATCGTGATCAACGCCAACCCCGCCTCGCCACCCCTCTCCCTGCTCGTGCTGCACCGGCTGCTCTGTGACCACTACAAGGTCCTGTCCACTGTTCACACGCACTCAGCCGTCAAGAGTGTGCCGGCAAACCTCCTCAAGTGCTTCGGCGAGCAGACGAGGCAGCAGCCCCGTCACGAGTACCAGCTGGGTTTTACTCTGATTTGGAAGGACG tgcCGAAGACTCAGATGAAGTTCAGTGTCCAAACGATGTGTCCCATCGAAGGAGAAGGGAACATTGCACGcttcctgttctctctctttgGCCGGAAGCAGGATGCTGTGAATTTAACCCTCATAGATAGCTGGGTAGATATAGCGATTTTTCAGCTAAAAGAGGGAAGCAGTAAAGAAAAAGCCGCTGTGTTCCGCTCCATGAACTCTGCTCTCGGGAAGAGTCCCTGGCTCGTTGGGAATGAACTCACGGTGGCGGATGTCGTGCTGTGGTCCGTTCTCCAGCAGACAGGGAGCTGCAGTGGGACAGCGCCAGCCAACGTGCAGAAGTGGATGAGGGCCTGTGAAAACCTGGCCCCTTTTCACATGGCCCTCGAGCTCCTTCAGTGA